Proteins found in one Planctomycetota bacterium genomic segment:
- a CDS encoding DEAD/DEAH box helicase — translation MSEPEATVAFETLGLHPSLLRAVKELGFEHPTPIQAKAIPPILQGRDLVGCAQTGTGKTAAFLLPVLHRLLEGPRGGTRVLVLEPTRELAAQVETHFRDLARHVSLRAATVYGGVAFGPQTQALRGGADVIVATPGRLLDHMGRGHARFDRLQVLVLDEADRMLDMGFLPDLRRIVAKLPRNRQTLLFSATMPPEILGLVHEVLRDPVSVDVVGRRPAPAAGITHAVYPVAQSHKTALLTRLLREPGMNMVLVFTRTKHRAERLADALQVRGFEVARMHGNRSQGQRESALASFREGEVQVLVATDIAARGLDIEAISHVINYDVPATPEDYVHRVGRTGRAQAVGDAFTLVAPEEEPAMRDIEKALGRTLPRVTLPDFDYGPMAPLPAAPPPPAPPPAHGMHSTRRPLRRRRL, via the coding sequence ATGTCGGAACCGGAAGCGACCGTCGCGTTCGAGACGTTGGGCCTGCACCCCTCGCTCCTGCGGGCGGTGAAGGAACTGGGGTTCGAGCACCCCACGCCCATTCAGGCCAAGGCGATTCCGCCCATCCTTCAGGGCCGGGACCTCGTCGGCTGCGCCCAGACGGGCACGGGCAAGACGGCCGCGTTCCTCCTGCCCGTTCTGCACCGGCTGCTCGAGGGACCGCGCGGCGGGACGCGTGTTCTCGTCCTGGAGCCCACGCGCGAGCTGGCCGCGCAGGTCGAAACCCATTTTCGGGATCTTGCCCGGCACGTCTCCCTTCGCGCGGCCACGGTCTACGGGGGCGTCGCCTTCGGGCCGCAGACGCAGGCCCTTCGCGGCGGCGCGGACGTCATCGTGGCCACGCCGGGGCGGCTCCTCGACCACATGGGCCGCGGACATGCGCGGTTCGACCGCCTTCAGGTGCTGGTTCTGGATGAGGCGGATCGAATGCTCGACATGGGCTTTCTGCCGGATCTGCGGCGGATCGTGGCCAAACTCCCGCGGAACCGCCAGACCCTCCTCTTCAGCGCCACGATGCCCCCGGAAATCCTGGGTCTCGTCCACGAAGTGCTGCGCGACCCCGTCTCGGTCGATGTCGTGGGACGACGGCCCGCTCCCGCCGCCGGGATCACCCACGCCGTCTATCCCGTGGCCCAGAGCCACAAGACGGCGCTCCTGACCCGCCTCCTCCGGGAGCCGGGCATGAACATGGTGCTCGTTTTCACCCGCACGAAGCACCGCGCCGAGCGGCTCGCCGACGCGCTCCAGGTCCGCGGGTTCGAAGTCGCCCGCATGCACGGGAACCGCTCCCAGGGGCAGCGCGAAAGCGCCCTGGCCTCCTTCCGCGAGGGAGAGGTCCAGGTGCTCGTCGCCACCGATATCGCCGCCCGCGGGTTGGACATCGAAGCGATCTCGCACGTCATCAACTATGACGTCCCGGCGACGCCCGAGGACTACGTGCACCGCGTGGGGCGGACCGGCCGAGCCCAGGCCGTGGGCGACGCGTTCACGCTCGTGGCGCCCGAGGAGGAGCCCGCCATGCGCGACATCGAGAAGGCGCTCGGGCGGACGCTCCCGCGCGTGACGCTTCCGGATTTCGACTACGGCCCGATGGCTCCGCTTCCGGCGGCGCCGCCGCCCCCCGCGCCGCCGCCGGCCCACGGGATGCACAGCACCCGCCGGCCGCTCCGCCGCCGAAGGCTCTGA
- a CDS encoding cupin domain-containing protein translates to MSARKLFRFVTSANCRIEWMPWGRHVWLSRPGLTDTKQLLVVRVEMPPGTGHQFHYHPAREEVLIVLDGRAEQWVDRDHRMLKAGESAFIPKGVVHGIYNTTRRKCTFLAILSPAEAPGPMLVDCFRDHPWCELREPFEYKPLRRAGKA, encoded by the coding sequence GTGAGCGCGAGGAAGCTCTTCCGGTTCGTCACGAGCGCGAATTGCCGGATCGAATGGATGCCGTGGGGGCGTCATGTCTGGCTTTCGCGGCCGGGGCTGACGGACACGAAGCAGCTTCTGGTGGTGCGGGTCGAAATGCCTCCGGGGACGGGGCATCAGTTTCACTATCATCCGGCGCGCGAGGAGGTCCTGATCGTTCTGGACGGCCGCGCGGAACAGTGGGTGGATCGGGACCACCGGATGCTCAAGGCGGGGGAGAGCGCCTTCATCCCCAAGGGCGTCGTGCACGGGATTTACAACACGACGCGCCGGAAGTGCACGTTCCTGGCGATCCTTTCGCCGGCCGAGGCGCCCGGGCCGATGCTGGTGGACTGCTTCCGGGACCATCCCTGGTGCGAGCTTCGGGAGCCGTTCGAGTACAAGCCGCTCCGCCGCGCGGGAAAGGCGTAG
- a CDS encoding DUF4139 domain-containing protein: protein MRIAAAVAALVAAGPLAAGAQDRPVSPLRVRKVVVYKHGVGYFEREGEVTGNQTVSLTFKAAQMKDLLKSLYAVDLNGGRISSISYDTKDPLSKQLEEILLRVPDGHALTHFLSQLQGARVEAVSAGQTVAGSVLGIEPVAKAGKEGTVTSYKLVLLRDDGKIQPLELLEVSELKILDEGLQRDLKRLLEIHLKSKQADRKGIVLHAAGEGRRTVRVGYILETPIWKTSYRLLFDEGRAPLLQGWAILENTTDEDWEDVDVSFVAGSPMSFIMDLYTAYYPARPEVPLGVTAAPTAGEEDKGGGVVGALQLEGRREARPDALRGRAAPKAAGAPPAEPAAPAPLRELLEASFVPAAVGQEVGDLFAYRAREKVSVRRGQAALVPILSERLEGGERALYYRASLHSRPMNAYVLKNATGLTLEAGPVTFFEGPTCVGEGILRKVLKKGMRAVVPYAVEAGLEVEPRTLHRDDPVTHAKIAQGVLTLYASRNRESIYTVRNRLDRDATVLLDHPIAAGFSLAEPARAEEETDGHRRFRVEIKAGQTLEFKVRETMPVAQQVALLGTPADVLRFHLSQRYLSESARRLLAELVQIHGEISRLRAEENELAQERQRLSENDARVRQNLSVLRDTPAELEMRQKYLRRLQESDLRLEQIRVRLKEAAAQRAERERDLSRKIQDFREE, encoded by the coding sequence ATGAGGATCGCCGCCGCCGTCGCCGCGCTCGTCGCCGCCGGACCTCTGGCCGCCGGAGCGCAGGATCGCCCCGTCTCCCCGCTGCGCGTCCGAAAGGTCGTCGTCTACAAGCACGGCGTGGGTTACTTCGAGCGTGAAGGAGAGGTCACCGGGAACCAGACCGTGTCGCTCACCTTCAAAGCCGCGCAGATGAAGGACCTCCTCAAGTCCCTCTACGCGGTCGATCTCAACGGCGGCCGGATCTCGAGCATCTCCTACGACACGAAGGACCCGCTCTCCAAGCAGCTCGAGGAGATTCTGCTGCGCGTGCCGGACGGCCATGCGCTGACGCACTTCCTCTCCCAGCTCCAGGGGGCGCGGGTGGAGGCGGTCTCGGCGGGTCAGACCGTCGCCGGCAGCGTCCTCGGGATCGAGCCGGTGGCGAAGGCGGGCAAGGAGGGGACCGTCACCTCCTACAAGCTCGTGCTCCTGCGCGACGACGGAAAAATCCAGCCTCTGGAGCTTCTCGAAGTCTCGGAGCTCAAGATTCTCGACGAGGGGCTTCAGCGCGACCTCAAGCGGCTCCTTGAAATTCATCTGAAGTCCAAACAGGCCGACCGGAAGGGGATCGTGCTTCATGCCGCCGGCGAGGGGCGCCGCACGGTCCGGGTGGGCTACATCCTGGAAACGCCCATCTGGAAGACGTCCTACCGGCTGCTTTTCGACGAGGGGCGGGCGCCCCTGCTTCAGGGCTGGGCGATTCTCGAGAACACGACCGACGAGGATTGGGAGGACGTGGACGTCTCCTTCGTCGCGGGAAGCCCGATGAGTTTCATCATGGACCTCTACACGGCGTATTATCCGGCGCGGCCGGAAGTCCCGCTCGGGGTGACGGCGGCCCCGACCGCCGGCGAGGAAGACAAAGGAGGGGGCGTTGTGGGGGCTCTGCAGTTGGAGGGGCGCAGGGAGGCGCGGCCGGACGCCCTTCGCGGCCGGGCGGCCCCCAAGGCGGCGGGCGCCCCGCCCGCCGAACCGGCGGCCCCTGCGCCGTTGCGCGAGCTTCTCGAGGCGTCGTTCGTTCCCGCCGCCGTGGGACAGGAGGTCGGGGATCTTTTCGCCTACCGGGCGCGCGAAAAGGTGAGCGTCCGGCGCGGACAGGCGGCGCTCGTTCCGATTCTGTCGGAACGCCTCGAGGGGGGCGAGCGCGCGCTCTACTATCGGGCGAGCCTTCATTCGCGGCCGATGAACGCGTACGTCCTGAAGAACGCCACCGGCCTGACCCTGGAGGCCGGACCCGTGACCTTTTTCGAAGGACCGACGTGCGTGGGCGAGGGCATTCTCCGGAAGGTCCTGAAGAAGGGCATGCGGGCCGTCGTGCCCTACGCGGTGGAAGCCGGTCTGGAGGTGGAGCCGCGCACGCTTCACCGCGACGATCCGGTCACCCACGCGAAGATCGCTCAAGGGGTACTGACGCTTTACGCTTCACGGAACCGGGAGTCGATCTATACGGTCCGCAACCGCCTGGACCGGGACGCAACCGTTCTTCTGGACCATCCGATCGCGGCGGGGTTCTCGCTCGCGGAGCCCGCCCGCGCGGAGGAGGAAACCGACGGACACCGCCGGTTCCGCGTGGAGATCAAGGCCGGCCAGACCCTCGAATTCAAGGTCCGGGAGACGATGCCGGTGGCCCAGCAGGTCGCGCTCCTCGGAACCCCGGCGGACGTTCTGCGCTTCCATCTTTCGCAGCGGTACCTCTCGGAGAGCGCGCGCCGGCTGCTGGCGGAGCTCGTTCAGATCCACGGAGAGATCAGCCGGCTGCGCGCGGAGGAAAACGAGCTCGCCCAGGAGCGCCAGAGGCTCTCGGAGAACGACGCCCGCGTGCGCCAGAACCTGAGCGTCCTGCGCGACACCCCCGCGGAGCTCGAGATGCGGCAGAAATACCTCCGCCGCCTCCAGGAGTCCGATCTGCGCCTGGAGCAGATCCGCGTGCGCCTCAAGGAGGCCGCCGCCCAGCGGGCCGAGCGGGAGCGGGATCTTTCCCGGAAGATTCAGGACTTCCGGGAGGAATAA
- a CDS encoding Tm-1-like ATP-binding domain-containing protein, translating into MKSVYLFATLDTKGPEAAFVRDRLRELGVPVTLVDCGILGPPAAAPDVERARVFDAERFRALGDRGKAVTAAAEGAARLAREAWERGELAGVMALGGSAGTNIGTSAMRALPLGVPKLMVSALASGQVRQYVGDKDILMMNSVVDILGINRISRKILSQAARAMAGMVRAARADESPEDRPLVAATMFGVTTPCVMRAKQRLEAAGYEVLVFAATGNGGQAMESLIREGLIAGVLDITTTELADELCGGFLTAGPQRLTAAGEMGIPQVVSVGAQDMVNFYAPETVPAKFQGRTFYRHNPQVTLMRTTPEENARIGADLGAKVARAKGPAAILLPRRGVSAYDREGQPFHDPEARRALFEAIRAHARGVEIVELDRHINDPEFADAAAEKLLELMTRRSEKR; encoded by the coding sequence ATGAAGTCCGTTTATCTTTTCGCCACGCTCGACACGAAGGGGCCGGAGGCGGCCTTCGTGCGGGACCGCCTGCGGGAGCTGGGAGTTCCGGTGACGCTCGTCGACTGCGGAATTCTGGGTCCTCCGGCGGCGGCTCCGGACGTGGAGCGGGCGCGGGTTTTCGACGCGGAGCGTTTCCGGGCGCTCGGGGACCGCGGGAAGGCCGTGACGGCGGCGGCGGAAGGGGCGGCGCGGCTGGCGCGCGAGGCGTGGGAGCGCGGGGAGCTGGCCGGGGTGATGGCCCTGGGCGGCTCGGCCGGAACGAACATCGGCACGAGCGCCATGCGGGCGCTGCCCTTGGGGGTGCCCAAGCTCATGGTGAGCGCGCTCGCGTCGGGCCAGGTGCGCCAGTACGTCGGCGACAAGGACATCCTGATGATGAACTCCGTCGTCGACATTCTGGGGATCAACCGGATCAGCCGGAAGATCCTGTCTCAGGCCGCGCGCGCCATGGCCGGGATGGTCCGGGCCGCCCGCGCCGACGAGAGTCCCGAGGACCGGCCGCTCGTGGCGGCGACGATGTTCGGGGTGACGACCCCCTGCGTCATGCGGGCCAAGCAGCGGCTGGAGGCGGCCGGTTACGAGGTTCTCGTCTTTGCCGCCACGGGCAACGGCGGCCAGGCGATGGAGTCGCTGATCCGCGAGGGGCTGATCGCCGGGGTGCTCGACATCACGACGACGGAGCTGGCCGACGAGCTCTGCGGGGGATTCCTGACGGCCGGACCGCAGCGCCTGACCGCGGCGGGGGAGATGGGGATTCCGCAGGTGGTCTCCGTGGGGGCGCAGGACATGGTGAATTTTTACGCCCCCGAGACCGTGCCGGCGAAGTTCCAGGGGCGCACCTTCTACCGCCACAACCCGCAGGTGACCCTGATGCGGACGACGCCGGAGGAGAACGCGCGGATCGGGGCGGATCTCGGGGCCAAGGTGGCCCGCGCCAAAGGTCCGGCCGCGATTCTTCTTCCCCGGCGCGGAGTTTCGGCGTACGACCGCGAGGGACAGCCGTTCCACGATCCGGAGGCGCGCCGGGCGCTGTTCGAGGCGATCCGGGCGCACGCCCGCGGGGTGGAGATCGTGGAGCTCGACCGGCACATCAACGACCCGGAGTTCGCCGACGCGGCGGCGGAGAAACTTTTGGAGCTGATGACCCGACGGTCGGAGAAACGTTGA
- a CDS encoding phosphoenolpyruvate hydrolase family protein, translating into MDNSREAILRRFREKIARGEPIIGGGAGTGLSAKSEEEGGIDLLIVYNSGRYRMAGRGSSAGLLAYGNANEIVKEMAYEVLPVVKRTPVLAGVNGTDPFMIPRLFLRELKELGFAGIQNFPTVGLFDGAMRQAFEETGMSYKLEVEVIRLARQMDLLTTPYVFNPEEARWMAEAGADLVVAHMGVTTGGTIGAKTSKSLDECVKRIQEIADAAKSVREDVIVICHGGPIAEPPDAQYILERVRGCDGFYGASSTERLPAERAIAEQIRRFKAIRLPDRAGAAAARTSGKAVAR; encoded by the coding sequence GTGGACAATTCTCGGGAGGCGATCCTTCGGCGGTTCCGGGAGAAGATCGCGCGGGGGGAGCCCATCATCGGAGGCGGGGCGGGAACGGGGCTGTCCGCCAAGAGCGAGGAGGAGGGCGGGATCGACCTGCTCATCGTTTACAACTCCGGCCGCTACCGGATGGCGGGGCGGGGTTCGTCGGCGGGGCTTCTGGCGTACGGCAACGCCAACGAAATCGTCAAGGAGATGGCCTACGAGGTCCTGCCGGTCGTGAAGCGGACGCCGGTTTTGGCCGGGGTCAACGGAACGGATCCGTTCATGATTCCGCGCCTCTTCCTTCGGGAGCTCAAGGAGCTGGGGTTCGCCGGCATCCAGAACTTCCCCACGGTGGGGCTCTTCGACGGGGCCATGCGCCAGGCGTTCGAGGAGACGGGGATGAGCTACAAGCTCGAGGTCGAAGTCATCCGCCTGGCCCGGCAGATGGATCTCCTGACGACGCCGTACGTCTTCAATCCGGAGGAGGCGCGGTGGATGGCGGAAGCCGGCGCGGATCTCGTGGTGGCCCACATGGGGGTGACGACGGGCGGCACGATCGGCGCCAAAACGTCCAAGAGTCTGGACGAGTGCGTGAAGCGCATTCAGGAGATCGCGGACGCCGCCAAATCGGTCCGCGAGGACGTGATCGTGATCTGCCACGGCGGCCCGATCGCCGAGCCGCCGGATGCGCAGTACATCCTCGAGCGGGTGCGGGGATGCGACGGCTTCTACGGGGCGAGCTCGACGGAGCGGCTTCCGGCGGAGCGGGCGATTGCGGAGCAGATCCGCCGGTTCAAGGCGATCCGGCTTCCGGACCGCGCCGGGGCGGCGGCTGCGCGCACGTCGGGAAAGGCGGTGGCCCGGTGA
- a CDS encoding DUF885 domain-containing protein, with protein MRRLLLPALLLAAGCRAPGKDAMDAAAELRALGDEYWEWVLRENPTYATYLGDFRYNDRLADLSESARTRRRAEAQAFLERARRLEAGPLGESDRVTAEILRLQLEFFLEEDRHKFWQWDVDQMNGPQADFPQLLNYHPSSDEAGLRARFRAFPVYIGQYLENLRAGLREGRVAVAPAVDRVIGQLRELLARPPETSPFAVRPSLVPDIRDAVYPAYRSMLEFLEREYRPRARTREMGLSALPGGAEAYRFRIRMHTTTDATAEELHRVGLEELRGIQEEMRRIAGGALPPFLERLKADPRSFFASREEIVEAARRDLERARAALPRFFRRLPRTDCEVKPIEDYREKDAVAAFYYPPDEKLTRKGVFYVNTHAPASRPRYNMTALTVHEAVPGHHLQIALAMEIEGLPRFRRHAGFTAFIEGWGLYAERLGDEMGLYADDLARFGMLTYQAWRACRLVVDTGLHALGWTREQAVRFFMENVALTEPEVLNEVDRYIIWPGQALAYMVGKREIAALRSRAERALGPAFDVREFHDLVLREGAVPLTTLRRRVEEWIASARRG; from the coding sequence GTGCGCCGCCTCCTCCTTCCGGCCCTCCTCCTCGCCGCCGGCTGCCGCGCGCCCGGAAAGGACGCCATGGACGCCGCCGCCGAACTCCGAGCTCTGGGAGACGAGTACTGGGAGTGGGTGCTGCGCGAGAACCCGACCTACGCCACGTACCTGGGAGACTTCCGCTACAACGACCGCCTGGCGGACCTCTCGGAATCCGCCCGCACCCGGCGCCGCGCCGAGGCGCAGGCGTTCCTCGAACGCGCGCGCCGCCTCGAGGCCGGGCCTCTCGGGGAATCCGACCGGGTCACCGCCGAGATTCTGCGCCTTCAGCTCGAATTCTTCCTCGAGGAGGACCGCCACAAGTTCTGGCAATGGGACGTCGATCAGATGAACGGCCCGCAGGCGGATTTCCCCCAACTGCTGAACTACCATCCCTCCTCGGACGAAGCCGGCCTGCGCGCCCGTTTCCGGGCCTTTCCCGTCTACATCGGGCAGTACCTCGAGAACCTGCGGGCGGGCCTGCGCGAGGGCCGCGTGGCCGTGGCGCCGGCCGTGGACCGGGTGATCGGCCAGCTCCGGGAGCTCCTGGCGCGGCCGCCCGAGACCTCCCCCTTCGCGGTCCGGCCGTCGCTCGTCCCCGACATCCGGGACGCCGTCTATCCCGCCTACCGGTCGATGCTGGAGTTCCTGGAACGCGAGTACCGGCCGCGCGCGCGGACGCGGGAGATGGGGCTCTCCGCCCTGCCGGGCGGAGCGGAAGCCTACCGCTTCCGCATCCGCATGCACACAACGACCGACGCGACCGCGGAGGAGCTCCACCGCGTGGGGCTCGAGGAGCTGCGCGGGATCCAGGAGGAGATGCGCCGGATCGCCGGAGGAGCGCTGCCCCCGTTCCTCGAGCGACTCAAGGCCGACCCCCGGTCGTTTTTCGCCTCGCGGGAAGAGATCGTGGAGGCGGCGCGGCGGGACCTCGAACGGGCGCGCGCGGCGCTCCCGCGCTTCTTCCGCCGCCTGCCCCGCACCGACTGCGAGGTCAAGCCCATCGAGGATTATCGCGAGAAGGACGCCGTGGCGGCTTTCTATTATCCGCCCGACGAGAAGCTCACCCGCAAAGGGGTCTTCTACGTCAATACCCACGCGCCGGCCTCGCGCCCCCGATACAACATGACCGCGCTGACGGTCCACGAGGCGGTGCCGGGGCATCATCTCCAGATCGCGCTCGCCATGGAAATCGAGGGCCTGCCCCGCTTCCGCCGGCACGCGGGCTTCACGGCTTTCATCGAGGGATGGGGCCTCTACGCGGAGCGCCTGGGAGACGAGATGGGGCTGTACGCCGACGACCTGGCGCGCTTCGGCATGCTCACCTACCAGGCCTGGAGAGCGTGCCGGCTGGTCGTGGACACGGGGCTGCACGCCCTGGGCTGGACGCGCGAGCAGGCGGTGCGGTTTTTCATGGAGAACGTGGCGCTCACGGAGCCCGAGGTCCTCAACGAAGTGGACCGGTACATCATCTGGCCGGGACAGGCGCTGGCCTACATGGTGGGCAAACGGGAGATCGCCGCGCTGCGGAGCCGGGCGGAACGCGCGCTCGGCCCGGCCTTCGACGTGCGCGAGTTCCACGATCTCGTGCTTCGGGAAGGCGCCGTTCCGCTGACGACGCTGCGGCGCCGCGTCGAGGAGTGGATCGCTTCGGCGCGACGGGGCTGA
- a CDS encoding enolase C-terminal domain-like protein, whose product MKVDSVRALEVFDSRGHPTLKVTLEVDGARGSFFVPAGASTGKAEAPELRDGGTRFGGRGVRQAVARTLEAGSRLRKREFADQADFDRFLVEARLPGNVSLGLSGAFAHAAAAARGVPLYAYFGKGRALPRPMVNLLSGGLHGGGAMPIQDILVVPLQAGSFAEAIEIVWRVYQAARALVGPRFDYNPHWVADEGGFAPRFRSVEEALDFAVEAIEKADLRPGAAVGLALDVAASHAEGIGIETLERWVERYPILSLEDGLPEEDWEGWKRLTRRLGRIQLVGDDLFATQPERLRRGIREGCANAVLVKMNQVGTISGALEVIALAHQAGYRTVVSARSGETEDTTMADLAVGTQAGQIKIGSLARSERLAKYNRLLEIESEVR is encoded by the coding sequence ATGAAGGTGGATTCGGTCCGGGCTCTGGAAGTCTTCGATTCGCGCGGTCATCCCACCCTCAAGGTCACCCTCGAGGTGGACGGCGCCCGCGGGTCCTTCTTCGTTCCCGCCGGCGCCTCGACGGGCAAGGCCGAGGCCCCGGAACTGCGGGACGGAGGCACGCGCTTCGGCGGCCGCGGCGTGCGTCAGGCCGTGGCCCGGACGCTCGAGGCGGGTTCGCGCCTGCGGAAACGGGAGTTCGCCGATCAGGCGGATTTCGACCGGTTCCTCGTCGAGGCCCGCCTGCCGGGGAACGTGTCGCTCGGCCTGTCGGGGGCCTTCGCCCACGCCGCGGCGGCCGCGCGCGGAGTGCCTCTCTACGCCTATTTCGGAAAGGGCCGGGCCCTTCCCCGGCCGATGGTGAACCTGCTCTCGGGCGGGCTTCACGGCGGCGGCGCCATGCCCATCCAGGACATCCTCGTCGTCCCGCTCCAGGCCGGCTCCTTCGCCGAAGCGATCGAAATCGTCTGGCGCGTCTACCAGGCCGCGCGGGCCCTCGTGGGGCCCCGCTTCGACTACAACCCTCACTGGGTCGCCGACGAAGGCGGCTTCGCCCCGCGCTTTCGGTCCGTCGAGGAGGCGCTCGACTTCGCCGTCGAGGCGATCGAGAAAGCGGATCTTCGTCCCGGCGCCGCCGTGGGGCTGGCGCTCGACGTGGCCGCCAGCCACGCCGAGGGCATCGGGATCGAAACCCTCGAGCGCTGGGTGGAACGCTATCCGATCCTTTCGCTCGAGGACGGCCTTCCCGAGGAGGACTGGGAAGGCTGGAAACGCCTCACCCGGCGGCTCGGCCGCATCCAGCTCGTGGGGGACGACCTTTTCGCGACCCAGCCGGAGCGCCTTCGCCGCGGCATCCGCGAAGGGTGCGCCAACGCCGTCCTCGTCAAGATGAACCAGGTGGGCACGATCAGCGGCGCCCTCGAGGTGATCGCGCTGGCCCATCAGGCGGGCTATCGCACCGTCGTCTCCGCCCGCTCGGGCGAAACCGAAGACACGACGATGGCGGATCTCGCCGTGGGGACGCAGGCGGGGCAGATCAAGATCGGATCGCTCGCCCGTTCGGAACGGCTGGCCAAGTACAACCGGCTTCTGGAGATCGAGTCCGAGGTCCGGTAA